CAATTATTTGTGAAGAGGGAGACACCCACCTCACTGTTGCTAACTTTTGGTCAGTGCTTTGTCTAAACACAGCAATAGCTTAATAATTGGTTCTAACCTGATTAATGTTGCTTAACTCACGATTTGCAGGATTTACTGCCCAAGCGTGCTATCGCAGATTTTGTTCTCTGCAATTTGGTGCTTCACTTGGTGATTATGAATTTCCTAGGTTAAGTCGGAGCCAGGGGTTTTGCAGGACCTACATATGGAAAGGGTTTCGCGGACTCGCGATTAACTTGTAGTTAAATACTAGTTGCTGATTCATTTTGCTTTACTGGACTGTGAGGTACAACAATGCTATTGCTAGTGATATCTGAATGATAGACTCACTGAACTTGAGGATTTTGTGCAGTGACTGGAGAGCCGAAATTTTATGTTCATGTTTCCGAAGTACACAGAAAATGTATGATTTCTGCCAAGAACTTCACGTAAATCTCATCAAGAATCCAAAATGGCCGGGGAATATTGTGAAGAGAATATAGCAATGTATCGAAACCTTATAATGACTGAGATTACTGAAGTTAAGGGGTTTCCTGAAGCGTACAATGGCTAATTTGAAGCAACTGTTCTTCCATTTGAGCATCCTCACGGATAAAATGAAATCGAAAGCATCTGCGTAGACTAATAAAAATAACTTAGTCATTGATAGGTCATCCAGAAAATAACAGGGAGGAAGCAAATCATTCTTCAAAGTCAGTACTTTGAGAAAATCATAACTTAGTCATTGATAGCTTATCCAGGATGAGCAATCTTACTTGATGGCTATGACATTTGATGTGCTTAGAAGGCATTTCTGATGACTGTTGGCCTTCTCAGGAGACTGATTTCTCCGAAGCATCATGTCATGCTCCTCTCCATCAGCTTCTCCGTTCCTAGAATCACGTACGAGAAGGAAAGCAATACCCTTTTGTCATGGAAAGTGATTAAATTCGACCTAACTATATCATGTAAAAGGAAAGGAGACAGAAAGAAAATAATCCGTCTTTTTATTCGCTGATTAAATATCAAAACATTTCCTTCCTACATTGCTAATATCAAGGTTTTagtcatcaaaatgtttaataaTGGCAGATTCAGAGGACGAATACTCCTGAAGCATTGTGCCGACTTCCAGGACCAGCATCTCTATTCTTTGAACTACTTAAAAGATAAAAGTAGAATAACGGgatatcaagaaaaaaatggagTCATCAAGTAGGAAATGCTGATGAAATTGGCAATACATCTTGACAATGAACAGTGTGACCTGCTTTATTTACCTTTCGAAGGAAACGTGAATCGTCCCGAACATTCTGGCCACAGTGCTCGGCTCATTGGAGCATTCTTTGCATGAACCAATTGTTTCTCTCTGCCTCAGTAGGACAATGAACGTATGAAATTCCGATAAGTTGTGCATCTGAACGTCCTTTAGAGATACAAGCCTCGATTCCTGAAGCTCTGTGATATCCACTTCAAAATTCGACAGATGGGAACAATTTCCCAAAGCTCGGAGCTGAATCCCTCATTTTTCCACATTTGCAACTTTCTCCAATCCCTGAACATCACGAAGCTTCAAACACCCTTTAATGTTCAAATCTTTCAGGTTATCAAAGCGCGAGAGGTCTGATAATGTTTCAATAGATCTGCACCCCTCGATATCCAACttttccaagtttttcaatctcTCAAGGCCTTTAATTTCGACTAGATTGCGACATTCGCCAAACCATAATTGCTTTAGATGTGTTAATGGCGAAAGGTCCGGTCTTACAAGGGATTGACAGTCATCTACCGACAGGagttccaagtttttcaatttgtcaAGGACTCGAACTTGAAGTAGATCTGACTCGTGGAATGGGCTCATACACAAGGCTCTTAAAGACTCTAGATGTTCAAGGCCGTCAAGTTTGGACATCTTCGAGCATAAAATTACAACTAGTTTTGTCAAGGATTTTAATCCTTCCAGACCCTTGATTTCTGTCAGCTCACTGCACCACTCGAGTTGTAATACTGACAAGAATTCCAAACTTGACAAACTCGGtaactctttcaactcatcaCAAACGTGGACATTAATCTCCAATAATCCTGAGGGAAGCTCTGGAATGGATTCTAGCAAATGGCAACCCAGAACAGTGAGCTCTTTTAGGTGGATTAGATGAGAAAGTTGAGGCAATGTGTGATGCTGGCAGGTGACTCTCAGAACTGTTAAACAGGCAGGAAGCTCAGGCATCGACTGAAGATTGTAACAATTGCATAACTCAAGGTGTTGCAGAGAAGGCAGTTTACTGATGCTTTGTGGCAACGATAGAAGCATCTTGCAGTTGTATAAATCAAGTTTCTCAAGACGAGAAAGCTTATCGAATGCATTGGTGAAGCCGGAAATGGATGTCGAATTTAATACAAGGATCTTCAGTGAGGACAACCCATCTATAGGGATTTCGCCTCCTAGACTCTCGCAATTTATGGCATATGATTCTTCAAGGTTGCCCAACTTGCTAATAGTACTAGGTAAACCACTTAATTTCCCACTTTGAGaaatatccaaaattttcaagtttttcaaatcccCGATGGATTCAGGTAATTGGCAAATACCTGACCATGAcaagtccaatttggtcaaccATTCCAACTGCCCAATTGAGTTGGGGATATGATGGAGGGCATCATCAAATCGGGAATCGTTTTGAAGTCCCACTCTACATGACAGGCGTTGCAATTTCACTAGAGATCCGATACTATCTGGAAGTCTACATAACTTGGAGCAATCACTCAAATCAAGGGTTGACAAATTTATCAGATGGCTAATTGAGTCGGGAAGTCCAACCAATGATACGCAACCCCTGGCGTTAAGCACCTCCAGCTTCTTCAAAGAACCTATGCAAGGAGGAATTTCCTCTATAGCAGTCCTTCCTATGTGCAGTTCCTTCATTTCTTCCAACTTGCCCATTTCTTGGGGTAGCTGTTGGAGTTTCTCACATCCGTCCAAGTCCAAAATTTCGAGGCCCTTGGCTTCTCCAATGGAAGTTGAATTTGCTCCAGATTATCGCATCCACTGAGGGTTAGTATCTCTAAATTTCGAAAGGCTGAGAGATCAGGAGTAACTTTTAAAGAACGACAGCGTGCAAGACTTAGAACTTTCAACTGCTTCGCCACCTACAAAACAAATGATAACTTTTCACTACGAGCAAGTCATTAGAaacaaaggacaaaaaaaataagatgcTCTCCTTCTGACCTTGAGACGACTCCAACCTTCCCAAAGCTCCGAAATGTCACTTCTCGATAACACAAGCACGACTAATTTCTCCAGACTAAAACTAGTGGGCACGAATGCAGGGCATCCCATCCACAAAAGACATCGTAACTTAGTGTTACGTCTCAAGGATTGCAAGTATATTCACGGCGCAAAAACATGTCTAAACAAGGCTAAGGAGATTCACATTCCATTTATGTCGAGGATAGTAATCGGCATTAATAAAGATAGTTATCTATTAGTTTCTATCTAGAAGGATAGCCATCAATTAGTTTACATTTAtcaattagtttctatctaTAATTGATATTCATATGTGTACTCGGCTATTTAAGAGGCCATTACGTTACACTAAAGAATCAAGCAATCACAATTCTATTCCTAcctcccttccttctttctccttctccctctttcGTTCCTGCTATATGATGTGAATCGTTGCGGAAgttgatcgttctacgaagatctatgagttgcgaatttgctaacctcaacccccaatcgaacctGTGATTAGTAATCTCGGTATGAACGCGACCTGTTGACGAACCcgtgtcaaccaatcaacgctataacgccacgaacaagaggaattcgcgatcttgctcgataagttgaattcgatcgccacaaggaaaccttgataagatctagtcttcaagagaactcaaagaagaaaacctctctgtataatattctgaatcaaagttgcgttaacagaaacctataagctcccttatatagggtgctaaccctaataaggcaaaattacaaaaatatccttaattaatgaaaattcgcctaaaaatagaaaaaggcctaaaagtccatctaaatgattccgaaacgctaaaaaacgtcgtcaatcactactaaagtagtgagtattgatcagtggctcgtttccaagcgtcccgaagtcattgtaaccaaaaagtgatattgttgcgccaaggagcttcaaaatctttaagtctcgaatccatattgtctcTACTCCAAAGATCTTGAATCATGACGCCGACAGCTTGCTTGAATTCTTTTGCTCGGgctcgagtgatggggcctagcggataggataatggatccctagcacctcctcctcgatagggctcgatgtccacatcattcCCTCCCCCGTGCAAAGGATTTGCCCTCAAATCATCGCTTGCATCAAAAAGAGTTAAGTCAGAAACATTGAAAGTAGCACTAATACCATACTCACCTGGAAGATCAAGCTTGTAGGCATTATCGTTGACTCTCTCCAACACCAGGAATGGTCCATCCCCTCGCGGTAACAACTTAGAACGTCGTTGTTCGGGAAAACGCTCTGTGCGCATATGAACCCGGACCCAATCACCGGCCTCAAACACTACCTTCTTGCGCCCTTTGTTGGCTTGCTTTGCATATTGCTCTATCTTGTGCTCAATATTCAGCCGCGTCTTTTCATGCAAAGTCTTCACAAATTCAGCTTTCTTAGCACCATCTAAATCCACACGCTCATCAACGAGCAAAGGGGTTAAATCTAACGGAGTTAATGGGTTAAAACCATAGACAACCTCAAACGGTGTGAATTTAGTAGCAGAATGCACGCTCCTGTTATAAGCAAACTCAACATGAGGTAAACAGTCTTCCCAAGacttaatattctttttaatgatAGCACGCAATAAAGTCCCTAAAGTCCTATTAACTACTTCGGTTTGACCATCGGTTTGTGGATGACAAGtagtagaaaataaaagctgtgtacctaacttcttccacaatgtcTTCCAAAAGTAGCTAAGAAATTTAGTATCTCGATCAGAAACAATGGACCTAGGCATGCCATGCAAACGCACAACCTCACGAAAGAACAAATCAGCAATATGCGATGCATCATCAGATTTATGGCAAGGTATAAAATGAGCCATTTTTGAAAATCGATCTACAACCACATAAATAGAATCCCTACCATGCTTAGACCTAGGCAATCCtaacacaaaatccatagaaatatcaacCCAAGGATGCGTCGGGATAGGCAAAGGAGTATACAAGCTATGTGGTTTAGTTGTAGACTTAGCCTGTTTACAAGCAATGCATCTCTCACAAACACGTGTGACATCTCGTTTCATGTGTGgccaataaaaatgttcatgcaGTACTTCATAAGTTTTATTTATGCCAAAATGTCCCATTAAAGCGCCACTATGCGCCTCTCGCACTAACAACTCTCGCAAAGAGCGTCTAGGTAAACACAACTTGTTTTCACGAAAGAGGTATCCATTATGCCTATAGAATTTTTCAAACGCAGCATGCTCACAAGCTTCAAACACTCTTCCAAAGTCATCATCATCAGTATATAATTCTTTGATATGCTCAAATCCTAGACACTTTGCTCCTAAAGTAGTTAGAATTGCGAACCTTCGGGAAAGTGCATCGGCTACCACattttccttacctttcttgTACTTGATTACATATGGAAAAGTCTCGATGAACTCCATCCATTTGGCATGTcttttgttcaacttttgcTGCCCCCTCAAGTACTTCAAAGTCTCGTGGTCGGTGTGGATCACGAACTCTTTTGGCCACGATATAGTGTTGCCAAGTCTCCAAAGCTCGCACCAAAGCATACATCTCTTTATCGTAAGTTGGATAATTCAATGTTGCTCCGCTTAATTTCTCGCTGAAATAAGCTATGGGGcgtcctccttgcatcaacaTTGCTCCAATTCCCTGTACCGAAGCATCacattctatttcaaaagtagcACTGAAATTTGGTAAAGACAACAAAGGAGCATTAGTTAGCTTATCCTTTAACAGATTGaatgctctctcttgctcttctccCCACATGAAATCCACGTTCTTCTTGATAACCTCGGTTAAAGGTGCAGCGATGGTGCTGAAATCCTTCACAAATCTGCGATAAAAGCTGGCTAAGCCATGAAAGCTGCGCACCTCTCCTACTGTCTTAGGTGTTGGCCATTCACGAATTGCTTTCACCTTTTTTTCATCAACCTGTATTCCATCAGCACCAACAACAAACCCTAGAAATACTAATTTGTTAGTTACAAAAGAGCACTTCTTTAGGTTAGCATATAGTTGTTCGTCCCTTAAAACCTGAAAAACAGCTCGCACATGCTCAATATGGTCATCAAGGCTCCGACTATATAtcaagatatcatcaaaatagacaACCACAAATCGGCCAATAAAAGCACGTAGAACATGATTCATAAGTCGCATGAAAGTACTAGGTGCATTCGTTAAACCAAATAGCATGACTAACCACTCATACAACCCATATTTAGTCTTAAATGCGGTTTTCCATTCATCCCATTCTTTCATTCTAATCTGATGATAACCACTTTTCGGatcaattttagtaaaaatgCAAGCTCCATGCAATTCATCCAACATATCATCTAGTCTAGGAATAGGATGTCGATACTTTACCGTAATGTTATTGATTGCTTGGCAATCAATACACATGCGCCAAGATCCATCCTTCTTCGGTACCAACAAAACAGGAACAGCACATGGGCTAAGACTCTCTCGCACATATCCTCGCTCCAGTAATTCGCTAACTTGTCGCTGAAGTTCCTTTGTCTCCTCGGGATTACTTCGATATGCGGGTCGGTTAGGTAATGGCGCACcaggaatcaaatcaatttgatgCTCTATGCCTCGAATCGGTGGTAGACCTCCGGGAATCTCATCGGGAAAGACATCTTCAAATTCCCGCAATAAAGACACGACAGAACTAGGCAAACTTGGGTCAAGTTCGTTAGTAGTAAACAGTGCCTCCTTGTACAAAAGTACAAGCATCGGTCGATCCAGAAGTAAAGCTCTCCTCACTTCACTcgattttgcaaagaaattcttttcctttttttctttcctttctccttttccctcgGCTTTTACCACTCCACTCTTCTCAACCATTGTTTTTCcttgcttttcagaattttcttttctctccctctcgactTCACGTTGTAGTTTCAGTTGATCTTCATACACCTCAGTAGGTGTCATCGGTACCAAAGTGTAAGTCTTCTGATTCATTACCAACGAATATCGGTTGGTGTACCCGTCATGATGTACTTTCCGATCATACCGCCATAGCCTACCAAGTAAAAGATGGCCTGCTTGCATAGGTACAACATCACACATCACCTCGTCTTTATATCTCCCTATCTCAAATGGGACTCGGACTTGCTTTGACACCTTTACTTCTCCACTATCATTCAACCATTGCAATCTATACGGTCTAGGGTGTTTTTCAGTCCTTAATCCAAGCTTCTCTACCATGGTACAACTTGCTACATTCGTACAACTACCCCCATCAACAATCAAACTACAAATCTTACCATTCACCAAGCATCTTGTATGGAACAGATTTTCTCGTTGTTGGTGATGCTCCTCCTCCTTAACTTGAACACTCAAAGAACGCCTAACCACCATCAATTCACCTTTGACTGGCATCTCAACATCGCTACAGTCCTCTAACGGTGGCATCTCAACATCATCTTCCTCCCCGTCACTTTCGGATTGAACATCTCCAAGTCCAGTCATTATCATCACCCTTCTATTAGGACACCGATTTGCAATATGACCCCTGCATAAACACTtgaaacatttaatttcacGAGTTCTAGTGTTAGGATTTTCAGTTTTACCTGAAGTCGGATTCGAACCAACTCTGccgttcttctccttctcctttgaagtttCAGCCTTAGAGTTGTTTCCTGTCCAATTCggcttctcatctctcttccaATTGGGCTTCCAATTCGAACTTGAACCTCCACCGCTCTTGTAATTTCGGTCCATCTTCAATTGCCTCTCAACTTTGATAGCTTTATCCACCAATTCTTCCAACTCAACATAATGTTGCAGCTCTACCACCATTGCTATATCTCGGCTCAAACCACTCAAGAATCGTGACATTGTAGCCTCACGATCCTCTACCACATTAGCACGGATCATGACAATCTCCATGTCTTTATGATACTCTTCCACGCTTCTATTGCCTTGTGTGAGATTCTGCAGCCTGTGAAACAAGTCTCGGTGGTAATGACTTGGTATAAAGCGCCTCCTCATCACCGCTTTCATCTCATCCCACGTTTCTACCGGCGCCTCACCATTACGTCTCCTGCTAGTCACAAGTTGATCCCACCATATTATAGCATAATCAGTGAATTCAACAACTGCAATTTTTACCTTCTTGAGCTCCGAATATCGTTGGCAGTCAAATACCATCTCCATTCGTTTTTCCCAATCTAGATATGCATCGGGATCATTCTTTCCTTGGAAAGATGGAATCTTCATCTTGATGTTAccaagttcatcatcttctcgatTTCTAAACCCTCGGCGTCTGTTCCTCCTCCCAAACCCGCCATCTCGATCATCTTCTGCATCGGAcacatattcatcttcaaattgccgCTGCCATCTAGGTTGTTCCCTAGGCTCATCTCGCTGATTTTGTGGCCTCCCTCGTGGTGGCTCTCGATCACCATCGAGCCTCGTCTCACACCTCACAACTCGATTGCTAAGTGCTTCAAGTTGTAAGCTCAATTGCTGGATGCCCGCTAAAATCGCCTCATCTCTTTGTTTAGAACCATCATCATTCCGGTTCACGCTTTCTTGATCACCCGCCATAACTTAAACCCGCAAGAAAACGTTAGAGATAAAGAAATCTCACCAAACACTCCCTCACGTGTTTCGCTGAAGGTGTTTGTCACTCCCCTCGTGCTTAACTCAATTTCGGCTTTTTCTTCCCTCGATTAAGCTCACACGCTCTTGCCTTTTACCTCTCGTTTCTTTCTCACAAGCTCTTTATCGGACTAGATCCAGTTTTTCAAGCTCCTCACAATGATCGACTAAACCACCAAGCAAGATCAGAAATCAATCCGGCAATATACCGCTCAATTCAGCAATCCAACAACTTTCgctaattttcaaatctcaaactcAATTTCTGCTCTCGAAACTTCAATTCGGTCCAACTAACAAACGAGTcgccttcttgatttttttttttcagcctttttttttttaccgaaactttttttttttgttcagcctttttgttttttttttttttggccgaattttttttttttttttgcgaactCAAATACAATATGAAACCTTAGGACCGAAaaccctaattaaaaaaaaattgaaaatgcagcaAGAATAGATTCAAAACTCTGATTCGATTAACAACGAATCCCTAATTCTATAAACCCTAGTTTGCTGaacgaaaaactaaaaaagtaaGATAACTTGACCTTGTAGAAccagctctgataccaaatgatgtgaatcgttgcggaagttgatcgttctacgaagatctatgagttgcgaatttgctaacctcaacccccaatcgaacctgtgattggtaatctcggtatgaacgcgacctgttgacgaacccgtgtcaaccaatcaacgctataacgccacgaacaagaggaattcgcgatcttgctcgataagttgaattcgatcgccacaaggaaaccttgataagatctagtcttcaagagaactcaaagaagaaaacctctctgtataatattctgaatcaaagttgcgttaacagaaacctataagctcccttatatagggtgctaaccctaataaggcaaaattacaaaaatatccttaattaatgaaaattcgcctaaaaatagaaaaaggcctaaaagtccatttaaatgattccgaaacgctaaaaaacgtcgtcaatcactactaaagtagtgtgtattgatcagtggctcgtttccaagcgtcccgaagtcattgtaaccaaaaagtgatattgttgcgccaaggagcttcaaaatctttaagtctcgaatccatattgtctctactccaaagatcttgaatcatgacgccgacagcttgcttgaattcttttgctctggctcgagtgatggggcc
The sequence above is drawn from the Rhodamnia argentea isolate NSW1041297 chromosome 9, ASM2092103v1, whole genome shotgun sequence genome and encodes:
- the LOC125316646 gene encoding putative adenylate cyclase regulatory protein, yielding MGKLEEMKELHIGRTAIEEIPPCIGSLKKLEVLNARGCVSLVGLPDSISHLINLSTLDLSDCSKLCRLPDSIGSLVKLQRLSCRVGLQNDSRFDDALHHIPNSIGQLEWLTKLDLSWSGICQLPESIGDLKNLKILDISQSGKLSGLPSTISKLGNLEESYAINCESLGGEIPIDGLSSLKILVLNSTSISGFTNAFDKLSRLEKLDLYNCKMLLSLPQSISKLPSLQHLELCNCYNLQSMPELPACLTVLRVTCQHHTLPQLSHLIHLKELTVLGCHLLESIPELPSGLLEINVHVCDELKELPSLSSLEFLSVLQLEWCSELTEIKGLEGLKSLTKLVVILCSKMSKLDGLEHLESLRALCMSPFHESDLLQVRVLDKLKNLELLSVDDCQSLVRPDLSPLTHLKQLWFGECRNLVEIKGLERLKNLEKLDIEGCRSIETLSDLSRFDNLKDLNIKGCLKLRDVQGLEKVANVEK